acCATCTCTCCAATAGCGGCCAGTGGCGATATTGAACGTTAGTATGTGTCTAACCAATACACACGAAGAAGAAAAGGcggaaggaagagaagaagaagacggctTGACTGCCGGTCAACTTTTCTGGGACGTAAACAACCAATACACCATGCTTTTCTTCACTAAAACTCCTTGTATTTATTCACAGTTATGTCACATTGCGAACACACAGCTCAGCATGTTGACCGCGCAGAGGGTCAGGAACCTCGCCAACCAGGTAGCCAAGAGCTGACCACACACGCTGAGTTGATGTTATCTAGCTAACGGTAGCTAACAGTGGGACGCAGCGCTAGTTAGCGCTAGCTGTTACATCATGTGGCTCGCGCGGTCCAGCGCGCATTGACTAactatcatgttttttttatattttaggTCAGGACCTTGTCTCACGTTACAGGGGTTCGCCCGTTTACTAAATACACACCGCAGCCCATCTGTCGTCTTCCAAATAAAGTAAGTTCTGTTTCCAGActccattaaaaatgaacaggTTAAGGATTTTTTCTTACTGACAAGAGATTTAACGCGTAGAGCACGTTTTATAAGGGTCTTCTCCTCAGTCCTGCCACATTTAGCTTTTACGACAAAAATGTATTCAGGACGCTGAGAGAGCTGAGTGAAATTTGGGATCAACAATGacgcaggtccttcattccaactgcGATCAGACTGTTCAACTGTAGTTTGGCCCAATGCtagatttatgtatttatttattttattttttattttttcattttctactgTGTGTCTTAttcctttctgtgtctttttatgcttctgatactactgctgctgcctgtaacacccaaaTTTTTATTAATAAGTTTAAATTAATATAGTGCTATCGTATCTCTTATCTTATgaagagagaaactgaaaatgaaggaaacCAACATTTGTTTAGACAACCAGTACAGTTCTGATGATCTACAGTGAGTCCTTGTTGTATCGTATCTGACctcagtttttctgtcagtggTTTGAGAGCAGAGGTGATGGTGGTAGGTGGAGGAAAAGCATCCATCTGACATCACCTAGGCAGGAGAAACCCACCCCTGTGCACGTAAGGTAAAACCCAGTTTTTACATTCTGTAAGCATCACTGGCTGGTGTTGAATGTTTCTGCTAATATGTAACTTTGTGTCTAAAAGTGAGCTGTCTGAAGCGGCGTATGAGAAGCTGGTAGATGAGACATTGGATGCTCTGGCTGATTATTTTGAAGACCTGACAGATGAAGCTTTCACTGGACCAGACTACGATGTAGTGTTCGCTGTAAGTCAGTCTAATTcctgttcactgtcactgtggaaCACCTCATGGTATTTCTATACTGTAGGATGGTTGACATCATTGCATATGCCACTCACCTgagaggaaggcagcaggcTTACTGTCATGGTTCTTGTGTTTTTACACCTTGGTAATGGGGAACATGAGcataaaatatggaaataaagaTCATCACATCATCTGTAAACCATAAATAATTCAACTAAATAATAACAGTTAATGAACAAATAGTTTTTATTAGCTACCAGAGTTATTTGGTTTATAATCATATAATTGATTAAACAACTAATTATGAAATGAGTCTCTACATTGCCTATTACTTATAGCAGCTACATGGCTTGTTTCCCTTTCATAAACATCTCATTGACAGaggtcctcctcctgtccttcaaACAGCACATGTGTAGTACATTGGTGAACATTTGCATTGGCCAAACTCACCCATGACAGTATTAGCAACAGATTCATAGAAACTGATCAaaatcagcacacagacaacTTTTAAAGAGTAAAAACCTCAGAAGCCAGAAGAAGCTGTGACGTAGGAATGTCCCACCCGTCTATGCTGGAATTGTTTTGTGGAGAGACTACAGAGGAGACTGCAGGTGTTGGCTGTGTGCACGGCCCATTACCCCTCTGTGCACCATGATTCTGTTTCAGACGTGGCCTGTTGTTTGGCTGCTGGGCTCTGTTGCCTTATTGATTTCTTGCCCAGTAGAATCACAGTTGGCAGACAGCTGGAGTTTATCCGACAGGAAGCTTAAAAACTGTAAATCCTGGAattacacagaaacagtgagagacctaaCTCTGACCTATCAGAGAGGAGGATACATTTTcgggacagagagacaggcagaggatCAGGGAACAGGAGACGATTTAGAGGTCAGACCTGCTCCAGTTTTCTTCACAGAATGGGActgcattttgttatttttatttcaatcaaTTGTGATAAAACCTTACTGACCAACTTAATTGCTCAGAAATCAAGTGGTGCCTCTGTTAGAGACAGGTGCACAATAGAGTGCACAATGACTGTACATAAGCAGACACACTGTTAAACCACATGATCTAAACAAATCCATTGGAAAAATATTAACCGAACAGTGTCTGGTAAATGGTATTACATCAGGCAGATGGACATGCTGGTTCCTACTATACTgatgttatttcattttcaatcaatgaaagtgatgtgcagagtttccagttGGTTCTGGTCGACAATCTCctggacaaacaggaggaattCCAGTCACATTATAGTATGAACCTTACTTTCCCATATTTTTGTGTCCGAgtggcagccagcagccacgAAATGGCTGCAATGTAATCGCTTTGGGCATAGTGCTGCATGCATGTACGCCTACtaagagtgtttgtttttgccactgacaggctcagattgttattctaaatgtctgacaacattatggagaggatccctacagagatacaTTTGTAATAAAGattaagatcctttttgtttaaccagccGTTATATTGCTctggccaaagccaccagactccattcacaaaaacagtcattttatcattgtgaaacacacttcattcaaacaccacagaaacaaaatacaacTCAACAAAACCTTCTTGCTTCGTCTTTTCACTGTTCCACCAATCATCGttaactctggtttggttgaaagaaactcttaattcaccaaattgtggaggagtgagagggcagacatcagagaagcagcagggcaGATAGTCTGAGCCACAGTATTGTCACATCTAACTCAGGGATTGTTTTCACCAGAGACATTTATTTATGTCAGGCTTTAACACATTTTCCTggtttaaacaaaaaaaacaaacggtTATTACTGGATGACAGAATCTCTGGCTGTGTGACTCCTGTCCATCATGCAGTGCATGCAGTGTCGTGGTGGTGGTGTTGCTTTTTTCCCGCAatcaaatatctgtttatttttttacaattcagttaaatattcaaattcagaatgTTCATTGTCAGCCATTGTATTCTAATTTTATTGAATTCTTACTGGAACTCCTTTATAGGTTGCACAAATGGATAGATGAGTGTTGTGATGTGTTCTACAAGCTGATGCTATTGTAGTGTTCGAATGTGTCGTCTCCTGTTCAGATCGACATATCACCAGGGTGTGAACCGTGATGggttccgtgtgtgtgtttgtgtcagcctGCTTTTATTGATGCTCTGTGCTGTCATAGCCAGGTTTGGAAGCTccctctctgattggctgcctgaTAAATATTATCAGATTAAGATCATACGAGGCACATTAACAAGTATTGTGAATATTTTAAGCAGCTGTTGAGagcatgtgtttgctttgtctccctctgttaTCCTCACACTGtactgtcctcctgtctgtctgtctgtcgtgtgtttgtcctgacACTGTTGGTGTTCCTCTGGGACGTCCATTCTACAGACACATGTGACCGTCTCACAGCTGTTTTGTGTATCTGTTTCCTTTTTGTCCCTCTTCTCTTCTGTAACATCTTATTCCACCCTGACAGTGGTCCATGAGAGGGTGAttaataaagtgtgtgtgtgtgtgtgtgtgtgtgtgtgtgcgttaatCGTTTTGGTTGGACAGCGGCTGTCTCTGCTGGCTCTGACTGATTGGCCAGTGTTCCAATCTTGGCAGCTGACCCCCTTTTTCAACTGGCTGCAGTGACATATGGGGccataaacaacacacacacacacacacacacgcgcacgcacacacacacacacacacacacacacacacacacacacacacacacacacacagctgcatgaaGAGAGCTGTGACTTGGCTGGCTAAATATGAGGTAGGAGCATTACTGCACACTGCAGAGGGGCTCAGAGAGGTGCCAGAGTAAATGTTTATGGAATAATCAAGAAGAAGCTCCTCACTCACTtccttgtgctttttttttttcatacgtAAAGGGCCACCCTCCATCTTCCAGAGCATCATCCCTGTTACACAGTAGCTTCGGTGAACTAGGTAGTAGCATGCTTAAAGGATTAGTGTTCCTCCCCCTAAAATCACAAATCATTTTTAGGTTGGTTAGGTAGGTTTTAgattaaacaaacgagatacaacacacacacgtatgacAGAAGACCTAAGTAGAGCAGAGTAGAAGGTCATTGTAAGTATGTGTACATATTCAAGGAATTTGACTTGGTTTTAACTTGCTCTTAATTTTAGACAGTTCCAATAGAACTGGACATACTGTACAACTAAAATGGAGTTATTGACAGTGTAAGACTGATCTAGCCGTTCACCAGTGATGGCCTTTGGTCTGATTGTTTtggtgttcagtgttcagtaGCTGAGTGGGGATGTTGGAACAGGTTGTGAGCAGGGTGTGAggggtctgcagtgatgtttcCTGACTCTGGAGGTGTGTAAGTCCTTAATGGCAGAATGGCACCAATGATTTCCTCTGCAGTCCTGACTGTCCGTTGCAGTCTGTTCCTGGCTgatccaaaccagacagtgaGAACACACCTGATGATTGCAGTGTAGAACTGGATCAGCAGAACTTCCTGAGCTGGTGCAGGAAGCACATCATCTACTGGGCCTTTTTGATGATTGTGTATATGTTGGATGTCCACTCTAGGTCCTGGGAGACAGCGGATCCCAGAAACCTGAaggtttccacagcagacacagtgttACTGAGTATGGTGATGGGGGCTTCTCCTAAAGTCCAGGGCCATCTCCACAGTTATGAGCATGTTCAGCTTTAGACGGTAGTAGAAGACGAGATGTTCAACCTCCCATCAGTGTCATCACTCTCATCACCTCTCAGATGAGTGCTCTCATTGGTGTAAAGGGAGAAAGGCAGTGGGCACAGCACACACCATTCCTGGGGGGTGCCAGTGCTGATTATTCAGGTGATGGATGTGATTTTCCCCAGCCCCACCTGCTgcctcctgtctgtcaggaagtTGATGATCTACAGACAGGTGGAGGCTGGCACAGTAATCTGGGTAGGTTTAGAGTTAAGGACCtctgggatgatggtgttgatgaCCAACCTGAAGACCACAAACAAGATCCTTGCATATGTCCCAGGGGAGTGAAGTGCAGTCTCATGTTAACTACATCGTCTAGTGAAGTGATTGCCTGGTAGGCAAAGTGCAGGGGGTCCA
This Chaetodon auriga isolate fChaAug3 chromosome 5, fChaAug3.hap1, whole genome shotgun sequence DNA region includes the following protein-coding sequences:
- the fxn gene encoding frataxin, mitochondrial isoform X1 is translated as MLFFTKTPCIYSQLCHIANTQLSMLTAQRVRNLANQVRTLSHVTGVRPFTKYTPQPICRLPNKFFCQWFESRGDGGRWRKSIHLTSPRQEKPTPVHVSELSEAAYEKLVDETLDALADYFEDLTDEAFTGPDYDVVFASGVLTVKVGGDHGTYVINKQTPNKQIWLSSPTSGPKRYDWTGERWVYTHDGISLHQLLSKEFSIIFNKNIDLFDLPYS
- the fxn gene encoding frataxin, mitochondrial isoform X2 encodes the protein MLFFTKTPCIYSQLCHIANTQLSMLTAQRVRNLANQVRTLSHVTGVRPFTKYTPQPICRLPNKWFESRGDGGRWRKSIHLTSPRQEKPTPVHVSELSEAAYEKLVDETLDALADYFEDLTDEAFTGPDYDVVFASGVLTVKVGGDHGTYVINKQTPNKQIWLSSPTSGPKRYDWTGERWVYTHDGISLHQLLSKEFSIIFNKNIDLFDLPYS